GCCCGCGGGCCACGCGCCGATCAGCGCACCGAGGCGCATGCCCCGCCAGACCACCGTTCGTGCTCTCATGCGTTCCGCCCCCGTCGCGCTCGCCCACCCCTGGCAAACATACGCACCGGCGGGGTCAGCCGCGGAGTATTACCAGTTGGGCGTCCAGGACCGTGGTCGGGATCGACGGGGTGCCGCTGAGGCAGGCGATCGTGTTGCCCGAGCGGAGGATCACGGCCTTGGCCGGGGTCTTCTTGCCGGCCCGTTCCACCGTCGCCCTCAGGCCCATCGGCTGGTCCGTGCCCTCGGGGGCCAGTTCCGGAGCGACCTTGCCGACCTTGCGCTCGTCGTCGTCGACCGTTGCCGTGAAGCCGGCCGCGCACTCGTCTGCCGAGGTGAACCCCGCGGTACGGGGCCGGAGTTCGTCAGAACTCCGGCCCCGTACCCGTTTGCGTGTCCCGGGACATGTGCGGCAGCGCGCCCGCGCGGTCCAGCAGACCCGTGCGGGCCGCGAGTGCCGCCGCTTCCAGACGGGAGCCGACGCCCAGTTTCATCAGGACCCGCTGGACGTGCGTGCGCGCCGTGGACGGGGCGATGCCCATGCCGGCGGCGATCAGGCGGGTGTCCTCGCCGTCCGCGACCCGGACCAGGACCTCCACCTCGCGGGGCGTGAGCATCTGGAGCAGCCGCTGGCCCTCGTCGTCCGGCTGGGCCGCCGGGTTCAGGAGTTCGCTGAACGCGCCTTGCAGCAGCTGCGGAGCCACCGCCGCCTCACCCGCCCGCGCCTTCATGATGGCCCGCTCCACGCCCTCTATGCGCTCGTCGTGGCGTACGTAGCCGGAGGCGCCCGCGGCGAAGGCCGCCGCGATGCCGCGGGGGCTCGGTACCGGGCCGAGGACCAGGACCGCCACCTGTGGCCGCTCCCGCTTGATGCGGACCACCGGGTCGAAGATGCCCGGCTCGGCCGGGACCGCCGTGCCCAGCAGGCACACCTCCGGGGCGCGGGTGATCACCAGTTCCGCCGCGCCCGCGGCCGGTGCCGCCGCGGCGAGCACCCGGTGCCCCCGCAGTTTGAGCGCCGAGGCCAGCGCCTCGGCGAGCAGTCGGTGGTCGTCGACCACCATCAGCCGCACTCCCATCGAGCAACCCCCCAGTCCCCCCATGGATGCCCACACGGGCTCACACGGACCCACACGGACCAACAAAGGGTGCCCCCCGGCACCCCGTTCTTCATGCCCCCGGAAGCTACACGCTTGTTCGACGTTGCGCTCCCCCTACCGGTGAGAAGTGCCCGGATCGCCGAAATTCCTCACATTCGAGGGTCATGGGCGGTAAGTGCACGGCCCCGCCCCTGAGCAGGGACGGGGCCGTCACGGCGATTAAGACGATCAGCTGCCCGCGCCGTACGCGACCGCGAGGTACTGCGGGTCACCGCTGGAGAGCGAGCCGTCGTCGGCGTACACCTCGGACATGAACAGGCGTCCCTGGGAGAAGAGGACCTCGGAGTACTCCGGGGACATGCTGGTCTCCAGGTCGTGCACCGCGTCCGTGGCCGGGTTCTCCAGCAGCGTGGTCTCCTTGAAGGAGCCCCCGGCGATGCTGACGACCTGGCCACCCTTGTCGTACGGCGGCCGCTTGTAGGCGATCAGGTTGCTGCCGTCCATGCGCAGCGGGTAGATCGTGTAGCCGTCGCCGGCGTCCGCGCGCTGGCCGGTCTGCTTGCCGGTGGCCAGGTCGAAGGCGATGACCTCGTTGGTCCGGCTGTAGTCGCCGGTGCCGTCGTGCTCCTCGGTCGGGACGTAGATCCGGCCGTTGCCGACGGCCAGACCCGTGCAGGCCTCGACCTTGGTGATGCCGTCGCAGTCGGCCGCGTAGTCGTCGCCCGGGACCGAGATACGGGTGAGCAGCTTGCCGGTCTTGTTGTCGATGGAGAAGAAGTCCGAGATGCCGCTGCCGTCACCGGCGCTGTCGCCGACGTCGGCGGCCACCACCAGGGGGTCGCTGGACACGATGGACGCGTAGTCGATGCCCGTGGCCAGCTTGTACTCGGAGATCACCTTCCCGGACACCGGGTCGATGGTCTGGATGTGCAGCTCGGGGTTGTCGTACGCGCCGCACTTGCGCACGGCCACCAGCTTCGGGCCGCCGCCGTAGCCGGCGTCGTAGCAGGTGTCGGCCGGCTTCGGCGACCACAGCACCTTGCCGGAGCCGATGTCGAAGGCGGCGCCGCCGTTGGTGCTGCCGAGGGCGACCGTGTTCGCGCTGACCGTGACGTTATTGAAACTGATCGGGTAGTCACCGGAGTTGACGGTCTTCTTCCACAGCTGCTTGCCCGCGGCGAGGTCGATCGCCGCGACCTGGTCGCAGGCGGCCGTATCGGCGGCGCTCGCCTGGAAGGTGACCGCCGTGCGGTAGTCGTCGGTGGCGAACTTGCTGGCCTCGCACACCGGGCCGGGCAGCGGGACCGACCAGAGCTTGGTGCCCTTGTCCAGGTCGTAGCCGGCGACCTCGTTGACGCCCGTCTTCACGTACGCCTTGTCGGTCAGCCAGGAGCCCTTGACGCCGACGCTGTCGTCCTTCTTGATCACGGGCATCGGGATCTTGAAGAGCACGTCCGAGGCGGGGTCGGCCGGCACCTTCTCCTTGCCGCCGGAGGACGTGCCGCCGGTGCCTCCCGTGCCACCGGTGTCGCCACCGCCGCCGGTCGGACCGGCGGGGCCCGCCTCTTCCTTCTTCCCACCGTCGCCGGACTTCGCGTACCAGACGCCGCCGCCGACTATCAGCGCGATCGCGACGACCGCCCCGACGATGATCGCCACCTGCGCGTTGAACTTCTTGCCGACGCCGGCGCCCGGTCCCTGTCCGGGGCCGCCGGCCTGCGGGTGCATGGGCATGGTGGGCTGCCCCGGGTAGCCGTAACCCGGCTGAGCGGCCGGATACCCCGGCTGACCCGGCTGACCCGGGTAGCCGTAACCGGGCTGCTGGCCGTACGGGGGCGTCGGCTGGCCGTAGGGGCCCGGCTGCTGGGGCTGGCCGTAGGCGGAGGGCGCGGGCGTGCCCGGCTGGGCCGGGTAGCCGTAACCGGCGGCGGCGGCCGGGGGCGCCGGCTGTCCCGGGGCCTGCGGGTAGCCGTACCCCGGCTGGGGCTGCTGCGGGGGCCCGGACGGGGCCGGGGGCGGAGGCGTCTGCGGAGGCTGCGGAGCCTGGGGGTGCTGAGCCGCCTGGGCCGGAGCCTGGGGCACCTGGCCCGGCTGGGGTGCCTGCGGGTAGCCGTAGCCCGGCTCCGGGGTCTTCGCCAGGTCGGGGGCGGGAGGCTGCGGCGCGGCGTCCTGCGGGGCCGCGTCCTTGGGCACGGCGTCCTGCGGCGGCGTGTCCTGCGGCGGCTGCGGCGGGCCGAAACCGCCCTGCTGCGGCGGCTGCGGGGGCTGGTTCGGCGGCGGGGGCGGCGGCTGGGTCATGGTGTGGATACCTCGGGAGAACGCTCGGAAAGCTCGGGCGGACGGGCGGGGACGTCGACGGGGCGGGGAAGGCGGTGGGTCGCCTCACTTGCCGTAGGCGAGCATCAGCTTCTCCTTCGTGTCGTCGTTGCCCGTCAGCCGGGTGGAGGAGAGGTAGAGGCGCCCGTCGACCCAGGCGAGGTCACGCGAGTAGAAGCCGTCCTCGATCTCGGCCGTGCTCTCGGGCAGCTGCATCAGCGTCGTCGGCGTGTGGGCGGACCCGGCCGTCGGGATGCCCACCACCCGGCCGGCCGCGTCGTACGACGGCTCGACGTAGGCGACGAGGTTGCCGCCCTCGACCTTCACCGGGAGCATCGACTCGTCGGTCGGGGACTTCACGCGCCACTTCTCCTTGCCGGTGGAGAGGTCGATCGCCACGATCTCGTTGGGACCGCTGCTCGACTCGGTCGGCAGGTAGAGCGTGTTCGCGTCGGCGGCGGTGCCCGTGCAGCCCGTGAGGTTGCGCTGGAGGAAGCCGGAGTCGCAGTCGGGCGCGAAGTCCTCGTCGAAGCCGACCTGCGAGCGGTAGGAGCCGTCCGGCTTGAACGTCGCGATGTTCCAGGTGTTCTTGTCCTCGTTGGTGCTGTAGACCACCAGCGGGTCGACGGAGTACGTCTTCGCGACCGACCAGCCCTTGTCGAACTTCTGGGTCCACCTGGCCTTGCCGGTCGCCGGGTCCAGCTCCTGGATCTCGTCGTGCTCGTTGGCCTCGGTCGCGTCGCAGGACGCCACCGCGATCAGCCGGGTGCCGCCCGCGAACGCCGTCGGGAAGCAGGCGTCGCCGTACTTCTGCTTGTCGTACAGCTTCTTGCCGGTGCGGACGTCGTACGCCGTGCCGGACTGCGAGCGGCCCACCATCAGCGTGTTGCCGGCCAGCGACAGCTCGATGCTGATGGCGCTGTCGAACAGCGCGCCGTCCGCGACCACACCCGTCCAGCCCTTGGCTCCGGTGTTGAGGTCGATCTGCTGGAGCTGGTTGCACTTGGCGCGGTCGCTGGTGCCGCTCATGTACGCCACGACGACCTTGTCGTCCGCCGTCTTCTGCGGGGTGACCGCGCAGATCTTCTGCGGAAGGGCGATGGTGTCCCAGGTGGGCTTGCCGTCGCCGATGTT
The sequence above is a segment of the Streptomyces asoensis genome. Coding sequences within it:
- a CDS encoding helix-turn-helix transcriptional regulator — its product is MGVRLMVVDDHRLLAEALASALKLRGHRVLAAAAPAAGAAELVITRAPEVCLLGTAVPAEPGIFDPVVRIKRERPQVAVLVLGPVPSPRGIAAAFAAGASGYVRHDERIEGVERAIMKARAGEAAVAPQLLQGAFSELLNPAAQPDDEGQRLLQMLTPREVEVLVRVADGEDTRLIAAGMGIAPSTARTHVQRVLMKLGVGSRLEAAALAARTGLLDRAGALPHMSRDTQTGTGPEF
- a CDS encoding outer membrane protein assembly factor BamB family protein, which translates into the protein MTQPPPPPPNQPPQPPQQGGFGPPQPPQDTPPQDAVPKDAAPQDAAPQPPAPDLAKTPEPGYGYPQAPQPGQVPQAPAQAAQHPQAPQPPQTPPPPAPSGPPQQPQPGYGYPQAPGQPAPPAAAAGYGYPAQPGTPAPSAYGQPQQPGPYGQPTPPYGQQPGYGYPGQPGQPGYPAAQPGYGYPGQPTMPMHPQAGGPGQGPGAGVGKKFNAQVAIIVGAVVAIALIVGGGVWYAKSGDGGKKEEAGPAGPTGGGGDTGGTGGTGGTSSGGKEKVPADPASDVLFKIPMPVIKKDDSVGVKGSWLTDKAYVKTGVNEVAGYDLDKGTKLWSVPLPGPVCEASKFATDDYRTAVTFQASAADTAACDQVAAIDLAAGKQLWKKTVNSGDYPISFNNVTVSANTVALGSTNGGAAFDIGSGKVLWSPKPADTCYDAGYGGGPKLVAVRKCGAYDNPELHIQTIDPVSGKVISEYKLATGIDYASIVSSDPLVVAADVGDSAGDGSGISDFFSIDNKTGKLLTRISVPGDDYAADCDGITKVEACTGLAVGNGRIYVPTEEHDGTGDYSRTNEVIAFDLATGKQTGQRADAGDGYTIYPLRMDGSNLIAYKRPPYDKGGQVVSIAGGSFKETTLLENPATDAVHDLETSMSPEYSEVLFSQGRLFMSEVYADDGSLSSGDPQYLAVAYGAGS
- a CDS encoding outer membrane protein assembly factor BamB family protein; translation: MAQPPNQPPQQGGFGAPQDQPQQPQAPQPPQGGFGAPQMPPQPPQGPPAQPPQPGYGYPQQQPPQPGPYGQPPQPGPYGQPQQPGPYGQPGQPGQSGPYAQPGPYAQPSGPYGQQPGYGYPQPPQFPGAPGAPGTPPGGRNPFKGRPALVVGAAVAALLVIGGTVFAVTNGDDEGGKKPVAGPSDDGKATSSGAPVNPGDGSGDGGEDTEDFNADRKAGEAKVLWYKEAPDAPASGADAPGMWITSKTAVKAAYKEVVAYNIGDGKPTWDTIALPQKICAVTPQKTADDKVVVAYMSGTSDRAKCNQLQQIDLNTGAKGWTGVVADGALFDSAISIELSLAGNTLMVGRSQSGTAYDVRTGKKLYDKQKYGDACFPTAFAGGTRLIAVASCDATEANEHDEIQELDPATGKARWTQKFDKGWSVAKTYSVDPLVVYSTNEDKNTWNIATFKPDGSYRSQVGFDEDFAPDCDSGFLQRNLTGCTGTAADANTLYLPTESSSGPNEIVAIDLSTGKEKWRVKSPTDESMLPVKVEGGNLVAYVEPSYDAAGRVVGIPTAGSAHTPTTLMQLPESTAEIEDGFYSRDLAWVDGRLYLSSTRLTGNDDTKEKLMLAYGK